In a single window of the Niabella ginsenosidivorans genome:
- a CDS encoding SusC/RagA family TonB-linked outer membrane protein, translating into MQKLAFTLFCFALCICAGAQDLKISGVVRSAKDSSLLQGVSVTLKGAARGTVTDASGAYAIVSPRDAILEFSSVGYTGQELPLNGNTVLDVYLEPGGSSDQLQEIVVNVGYGTRKRIEVTGAVDQISGAKIAERPVANIMQGLQGLSAGLNISYSGGAPGSTPNINIRGMGSINGGGGSPLILIDGVASQTDDLLRLNPSDVESITTLRDGASAAIYGARSAFGVIMIVTKKGKSGGRQTISYNDYFALSRRTVMPDPITDPYIYKKVMKIATQNTPWDYASFTPWEQTWAKQRSDDPSSAPEVMVNPDDPAKWAYMGNYNFNNYFFSNTNFSQYHTLSFSGSSAGKRPVNYLLSADYTKENGLIKITKNDWSRYGLRSNLGINPLSWLRVEDNLSVYELIKDMPSYNVTDVYYTQPVNVPKNPDGSWGNNTAGILAGELVDGGRNKETRFGFTNILRGTATLLNGDLTITGTASNKRELWSGYYSYLPIQVGYGPDDVREVNAPGSITNVNGMVRQDIYDLFANYNKTLGEHGIKLTAGYNQEYYQWNPLSVDRNQLISTSLPYIGLTLGTDPSITQTGFGDDYYDYAIRSYFGRADYSFKDKYIATFTARRDGSSRFPPNDRWAFTPGVSGAWVINKERFWEALDPAISTFKLRASYAKQGNQSVAYYGYIQGLGLGTSGYLINGAGRQPVTSVPGLDVDPNNYTWESVASSNFGTDIGLLKNHLNITFDYYVRNTTGMLVASKVLPGVLGTTAPKQNAADMSTKGWELTAAYNTVFDVAHKPFALTVKAQLWDDKSKITRYDNPLGLFSASYRQGQTIGEIWGLVNDGYFKDADDIAGLDESAIIPWGALNIVPGWPKYIDQDGDHKITVGTSDKNPADLRIIGNSSPRYRYSFNVDLAWNNIDLSLFIQGVAKMDYYPHHYLFWGPYQQPYANIYPWNLDFYRATAATDDEKAAYSQSYIAAGLANANLNSYYPVLQSWLADNNYGSGLDIPQTKYLLNAAYLRIKNLTFGYTLPGALTQRIKVSRLRIFFTGENLFEFSQIKKYVDPESIIDGYGWAYPYQRKYSVGINLDL; encoded by the coding sequence ATGCAAAAACTGGCTTTTACACTTTTTTGTTTTGCGCTTTGTATTTGTGCAGGGGCGCAGGATCTGAAGATCAGTGGTGTAGTGCGGTCTGCTAAGGATAGCAGCCTGTTGCAGGGAGTTTCTGTTACCTTAAAGGGTGCTGCAAGGGGAACGGTTACAGATGCTTCGGGGGCTTACGCTATTGTTTCCCCAAGGGACGCGATACTGGAATTTTCCTCGGTGGGCTATACCGGACAGGAACTTCCGTTGAACGGGAATACCGTGCTTGATGTTTATCTGGAACCGGGCGGCAGCAGTGATCAGCTGCAGGAGATTGTTGTAAATGTAGGATATGGTACCCGGAAAAGAATAGAAGTAACAGGTGCGGTTGACCAGATTTCGGGCGCCAAGATTGCCGAAAGGCCGGTAGCTAATATTATGCAGGGCCTGCAGGGCTTAAGCGCCGGGTTAAATATTTCTTATTCAGGAGGTGCCCCGGGAAGCACTCCCAACATAAATATCCGGGGCATGGGCTCCATCAATGGTGGCGGAGGTTCCCCGCTGATATTGATTGACGGCGTTGCATCGCAAACAGACGACCTGCTGCGCCTGAACCCTTCAGATGTAGAATCGATCACCACTTTACGGGATGGCGCTTCCGCTGCTATATATGGTGCCCGCTCTGCATTTGGTGTGATCATGATTGTAACAAAAAAAGGAAAATCAGGCGGAAGGCAAACCATTTCCTATAATGACTATTTTGCTTTATCCAGGAGAACAGTAATGCCGGATCCCATTACGGATCCTTATATCTATAAAAAAGTAATGAAGATCGCTACCCAGAATACTCCCTGGGATTATGCCAGCTTTACTCCCTGGGAACAAACCTGGGCCAAACAACGCTCCGATGACCCTTCTTCAGCGCCGGAGGTAATGGTCAACCCGGACGATCCTGCAAAATGGGCCTATATGGGCAATTATAACTTCAACAATTATTTTTTCAGCAACACCAACTTCTCTCAGTATCATACGCTTTCATTTAGCGGATCGTCGGCAGGAAAAAGGCCCGTCAATTATCTGTTATCTGCCGATTATACCAAAGAAAACGGGCTGATCAAGATCACAAAGAATGACTGGAGCCGGTATGGGCTCAGATCCAATCTTGGTATTAACCCCTTATCCTGGCTGCGGGTTGAAGATAATCTGAGCGTTTATGAACTCATAAAAGATATGCCCTCTTATAATGTAACAGATGTTTATTATACACAGCCGGTTAATGTACCTAAGAACCCCGATGGCTCCTGGGGAAATAATACTGCGGGCATTTTAGCCGGTGAGCTGGTGGACGGAGGAAGAAATAAAGAAACCCGTTTTGGATTTACCAATATTCTGAGAGGAACGGCTACCCTTTTAAACGGAGATCTTACCATTACCGGAACGGCAAGTAATAAAAGAGAGCTCTGGAGTGGCTATTATTCTTACCTGCCCATCCAGGTGGGCTATGGGCCTGATGATGTGCGCGAAGTGAACGCACCCGGCTCCATTACAAATGTAAATGGCATGGTAAGGCAGGATATCTATGATTTGTTTGCAAACTATAATAAAACGCTGGGGGAGCATGGGATCAAACTTACCGCAGGATATAACCAGGAGTATTATCAATGGAACCCGCTGTCTGTAGACCGGAACCAATTGATCTCTACCAGCCTTCCGTACATCGGGCTTACACTGGGAACCGATCCCTCCATTACCCAAACCGGTTTTGGAGATGATTATTATGACTATGCCATCAGGAGTTATTTTGGCAGGGCGGACTATTCGTTTAAAGATAAATACATTGCCACCTTTACAGCCCGCAGAGATGGTTCTTCCCGTTTTCCTCCCAACGACCGGTGGGCATTTACACCAGGTGTTTCTGGCGCATGGGTCATTAATAAGGAACGGTTCTGGGAAGCATTGGATCCTGCCATTTCCACTTTTAAGCTCAGGGCTTCTTATGCAAAACAGGGCAACCAGTCTGTAGCCTATTACGGATATATCCAGGGGCTGGGTTTAGGCACTTCCGGCTATCTCATCAATGGCGCAGGCCGGCAACCGGTTACTTCAGTGCCCGGCCTGGATGTTGACCCCAATAACTATACCTGGGAAAGCGTGGCTTCCTCCAACTTCGGAACCGATATCGGCCTGCTTAAAAACCACCTGAACATCACTTTCGATTATTATGTAAGGAACACCACCGGCATGCTGGTGGCATCAAAAGTGCTCCCCGGTGTGCTGGGAACAACGGCTCCGAAACAAAATGCAGCAGACATGTCTACAAAAGGCTGGGAGCTTACAGCAGCATACAATACGGTCTTTGATGTGGCGCATAAGCCTTTTGCACTCACCGTAAAAGCGCAGCTATGGGATGATAAAAGCAAAATTACCAGATATGATAACCCATTGGGCCTGTTCTCTGCCTCGTACAGACAGGGACAAACGATCGGAGAAATATGGGGGCTGGTAAACGACGGCTATTTTAAAGATGCAGATGATATAGCAGGGCTGGATGAAAGCGCCATTATACCCTGGGGCGCGCTGAATATTGTGCCCGGCTGGCCAAAATATATTGATCAGGACGGCGATCATAAGATTACCGTGGGCACCAGTGATAAAAATCCTGCGGACCTGCGCATTATTGGAAATTCAAGCCCGAGGTACCGTTATTCCTTTAACGTAGACCTGGCGTGGAATAATATTGACCTTTCCCTTTTTATACAGGGTGTGGCAAAAATGGATTATTACCCGCATCATTATCTTTTTTGGGGCCCGTACCAGCAGCCCTATGCCAATATCTATCCCTGGAACCTGGACTTTTACAGGGCAACAGCGGCTACGGATGATGAAAAGGCCGCATACTCCCAGTCCTACATCGCCGCCGGGTTGGCAAATGCGAACCTTAACTCCTATTACCCGGTTCTGCAATCCTGGCTGGCAGATAATAACTATGGGTCCGGCCTGGATATACCCCAGACCAAATACCTGCTGAACGCCGCCTATTTGAGAATTAAAAATCTTACGTTTGGCTATACCCTGCCCGGCGCTCTTACACAAAGAATAAAAGTAAGCCGGTTAAGGATCTTCTTTACAGGAGAGAACCTGTTTGAATTTTCCCAGATCAAAAAATATGTAGACCCTGAATCTATTATTGATGGTTATGGCTGGGCTTATCCTTACCAGAGAAAGTATTCAGTAGGCATTAACCTTGATCTTTAA
- a CDS encoding TetR family transcriptional regulator gives MGRKSLREPRQKEIVKAFYKVAKKEGLEETSIAKIAEVMDINPSLIVHYFKNKQELVYALITYILDKYLLIYEVENTENPKVSDLRKMIDNLFSKKWNRLFDDGLFYSCYALTFRDKRVQQMYLNIAHTLRSRLAAFIAACNREKILSVKNVDEIADRLFVLVDGSYFYLSVITDKKEYEQIVARHKAGAYALLGIS, from the coding sequence ATGGGCAGAAAAAGTTTGCGGGAGCCAAGGCAAAAAGAAATCGTAAAGGCCTTTTATAAGGTAGCCAAGAAAGAGGGACTGGAAGAAACCTCCATTGCCAAGATCGCTGAGGTTATGGACATTAACCCCAGCCTTATTGTTCATTATTTCAAAAACAAACAGGAACTGGTATATGCCCTGATTACCTATATTCTTGACAAATACCTTCTCATTTATGAAGTAGAAAATACGGAAAACCCGAAAGTTTCAGATTTAAGGAAAATGATCGACAACCTGTTCTCAAAAAAATGGAACCGGCTTTTTGATGACGGACTTTTTTACAGCTGTTATGCGCTTACCTTCAGGGATAAAAGGGTGCAGCAGATGTATCTCAATATTGCGCATACCCTTCGCAGCAGGCTGGCTGCTTTTATTGCGGCCTGCAACAGGGAAAAGATCTTATCCGTAAAGAATGTTGATGAGATTGCCGACAGGCTTTTTGTTTTGGTGGATGGCTCCTATTTTTATTTAAGCGTGATCACCGACAAAAAGGAGTATGAGCAGATCGTAGCCCGGCATAAGGCCGGAGCCTATGCATTGCTGGGAATTTCCTGA
- a CDS encoding CBU_0592 family membrane protein, whose protein sequence is MLLNSIGWIGLGSCTLAYLLLNLKYIRFDGWLFQALNLLGGAGLAIKALDFDDTPNFLANCLWLVIACFGMIKYFRNRPRNNDQEIPSNA, encoded by the coding sequence ATGTTATTGAATAGCATTGGCTGGATCGGGCTGGGGAGCTGTACACTGGCCTACCTGTTATTGAATTTAAAATACATCCGCTTTGACGGGTGGCTGTTCCAGGCATTAAATCTTTTGGGCGGTGCCGGTCTGGCAATAAAAGCGCTGGATTTTGATGATACGCCCAACTTTCTGGCCAACTGCCTGTGGCTGGTCATTGCCTGTTTTGGTATGATCAAATATTTCAGGAACAGACCTAGAAACAATGATCAGGAAATTCCCAGCAATGCATAG